From a single Lolium rigidum isolate FL_2022 chromosome 7, APGP_CSIRO_Lrig_0.1, whole genome shotgun sequence genomic region:
- the LOC124678266 gene encoding VAN3-binding protein, whose amino-acid sequence MEPDRGSVAIEREEPPPSMDLLSSAWCSSAIQVLQTGPKEDCSLALVEHPVVALEDDRRDLSQSDRSLVVDSSGYGGTQSQWKYDDLKSWIWLQKAIHPELDYDNKKKWLPRKMAAPWSGISLKKWVKERKQKRKEEARLQRAEVHAAVSVAGVAAVLAAIAAENSAPGRRGSASPSMRETSVASAAALVAAQCAKVAEAAGATRDQVAAAVRAAVAATDASNVVTLTAAAATSLRGAAALRGRRGGSGRHGQSERGDQAGSAPWQDDLDFDFNHARSKAALARGDEMFVAMPDGKWKLHTVSAAPDRNGKLVLRIKKMSLVMQAFSNARECIVHDVSPCAPEKASREEDTTYPIEVATSRGKVELRADDYAVYKRWVTTVTHMITSSTAITMRN is encoded by the exons ATGGAGCCGGACAGAGGCTCGGTTGCGATTGAGCGCGAAGAGCCACCACCATCGATGGACCTGCTCTCGAGTGCATGGTGCAGCTCGGCGATCCAAGTTCTTCAGACGGGGCCGAAGGAGGATTGCTCGTTGGCGCTGGTGGAGCACCCGGTCGTGGCACTTGAGGATGATAGGAGAGACCTGTCGCA GAGCGACCGCAGCTTGGTCGTCGACAGCAGCGGTTACGGCGGGACGCAGTCGCAATGGAAATACGACGATCTGAAG TCGTGGATATGGCTGCAGAAGGCAATTCATCCGGAGCTGGACTATGACAACAAGAAGAAATGG CTCCCGCGCAAGATGGCGGCGCCGTGGAGCGGCATCTCGCTGAAGAAGTGGGTCAAGGAGCGGAAGCAGAAGCGCAAGGAGGAGGCGCGGCTGCAGAGGGCGGAGGTCCACGCCGCGGTGTCCGTGGCCGGGGTGGCGGCCGtgctcgccgccatcgccgcgGAGAACTCGGCGCCGGGGAGGCGTGGCTCGGCCTCGCCGTCCATGCGGGAGACGTCGGTGGCGTCGGCGGCCGCGCTGGTGGCGGCGCAGTGCGCGAAGGTGGCCGAGGCCGCGGGCGCCACGCGGGACCAggtcgccgcggccgtccgcgccgccgtggccgccaccgACGCCAGCAACGTCGTCACGCTCACCGCGGCCGCTGCCACCT CGCTGCGGGGCGCGGCGGCGCTGCgtgggaggcgcggcggcagcgggcGCCATGGGCAGAGCGAGAGGGGTGACCAGGCGGGGTCGGCGCCGTGGCAGGACGACCTGGACTTCGACTTCAACCACGCCAGGTCCAAGGCGGCGCTGGCCAGGGGCGACGAGATGTTCGTGGCGATGCCGGACGgcaagtggaagctgcacacggTGTCGGCGGCGCCGGACAGGAACGGCAAGCTCGTGCTCCGGATCAAGAAGATGAGCCTCGTCATGCAGGCCTTCTCCAACGCCAGAGAAT GCATCGTCCATGACGTGAGCCCGTGCGCCCCGGAGAAGGCGAGCCGGGAGGAGGACACGACGTACCCGATCGAGGTGGCGACGAGCAGGGGCAAGGTGGAGCTCCGCGCCGACGACTACGCCGTCTACAAGAGGTGGGTCACCACCGTGACGCACATGAtcacctcctccaccgccatcaCCATGCGCAACTGA
- the LOC124671777 gene encoding LOW QUALITY PROTEIN: uncharacterized protein LOC124671777 (The sequence of the model RefSeq protein was modified relative to this genomic sequence to represent the inferred CDS: deleted 1 base in 1 codon) — MDAKTILYGQDSEEEGSRISNPEQLQNPKPRPPAMPTGVATLPYPKPPQSPRPLLHRSRHSSGHRLLLATSSPFRPDSPPLACSTRSISAAHASSTAPSPSPSPFPSSPTPPARPALPEAPSTVARAGRSKKKPAGGRIEGDGNVRREAKSRAKRRSRRLSENAFYRRKRQAAAGQADAFTDEELEMIGLGYDRSVRFMDGPDDPRLRHPHDWYRFGAYGPYSWRGIVVGPPIRGRFSDDRVSLMAEVADHDDWDRNHQFEMSNNFSNRLNELSDSDTTTPFRYYWIFVRHPRWRPDELPWEQWTLSAEIAVQAPKNHRLDKWSLMGRFGNSTRQLITRCAAWTRPDIIYVKRPLYQSRFEPQEDFFARLRPLLDPSTENQFLFDLEQDGRVVQTTYFGGLCRIVKASPKSYVDDVVNAYSKLSEADKSRCLEFLLTNHPMELLHPYTKEWKVKLEEMELGCDAPDESDDEAETEVIDWAEDDDGGDVIDDSDDYEDEDYEDEEVVDVTDEVEADEVIESNEETEEYWDEQWKEAMKSSDKMENLIKTRIEKSREYNKREIQQQQKKKESERSTSNTMLREQEQDEEDEPQLVQQDSARGRTAKEIVKRGAPSGSFLRAAVRPFTYRNLVKEIVLMRHFIVDGEIV; from the exons atggatgcGAAAACAATATTATATGGTCAG GACAGTGAAGAAGAGGGCAGCAGAATCTCCAATCCGGAACAGTTGCAAAACCCAAAGCCCCGGCCA CCAGCCATGCCGACCGGCGTGGCCACGCTCCCCTACCCCAAACCCCCGCAATCCCCTCGCCCCCTCCTCCACCGCAGCCGCCActcctccggccaccgcctcctcctcgccacctCCTCCCCCTTCCGCCCAGATTCCCCACCTCTCGCCTGCTCCACGCGCTCCATCTCCGCCGCCCATGCCTCCTCCAccgccccctccccctccccatcTCCCTTCCCCTCCTCCCCGACCCCACCCGCGCGCCCGGCCCTTCCGGAGGCCCCCTCCACCGTGGCCCGCGCCGGCCGCAGCAAGAAGAAGCCCGCGGGCGGCCGCATCGAGGGCGACGGCAACGTGCGCCGCGAGGCCAAGTCCCGGGCCaagcgccgcagccgccgcctctcCGAGAACGCCTTCTACCGCCGCAAGCGCCAGGCCGCCGCGGGCCAGGCGGACGCCTTCACCGACGAGGAGCTCGAGATGATCGGGCTCGGCTACGACCGCTCCGTGCGCTTCATGGACGGGCCCGACGACCCGCGCCTCCGCCACCCGCACGACTGGTACCGCTTCGGCGCCTACGGGCCCTACTCCTGGCGCGGCATCGTCGTCGGCCCGCCCATCCGCGGCCGCTTCTCCGACGACCGCGTCTCGCTCATGGCCGAGGTCGCCGACCACGACGACTGGGACCGCAACCACCAGTTCGAAATGTCCAACAACTTCTCCAACCGCCTCAACGAGCTCAGCGACAGCGACACCACCACCCCCTTCCGCTACTACTGGATCTTCGTGCGCCACCCCAGGTGGCGCCCCGACGAGCTGCCCTGGGAGCAGTGGACGCTCTCGGCCGAGATCGCCGTCCAGGCCCCCAAAAACCACCGCCTGGACAAGTGGAGCCTCATGGGCAGGTTCGGCAACTCGACGCGCCAGCTCATAACGCGCTGCGCGGCCTGGACTCGCCCCGACATCATCTACGTCAAGCGGCCGCTGTACCAGTCGCGGTTCGAGCCGCAGGAGGACTTCTTCGCCCGGCTCCGCCCCTTGCTTGACCCGTCCACGGAGAACCAGTTCCTGTTCGACCTTGAGCAGGATGGCAGGGTCGTTCAAACCACCTACTTTGGCGGTCTCTGCAGGATTGTCAAGGCGAGCCCCAAATCTTATGTCGATGATGTCGTGAACGCGTACTCGAAGCTGAGCGAGGCCGATAAGTCGCGCTGTCTCGAGTTCCTGCTCACGAACCATCCGATGGAGCTCCTGCATCCGTACACCAAGGAGTGGAAAGTGAAGCTTGAGGAGATGGAGCTTGGGTGTGACGCGCCCGATGAGAGCGATGATGAGGCTGAAACTGAGGTCATTGATTGGGCTGAGgatgatgatggcggtgatgtgattgATGATAGTGACGACTACGAAGACGAAGATTACGAGGATGAGGAAGTGGTTGATGTCACTGACGAGGTTGAAGCCGATGAAGTAATAGAAAGTAATGAGGAGACTGAGGAGTACTGGGATGAGCAGTGGAAGGAGGCTATGAAAAGTTCTGATAAAATGGAGAACCTGATCAAGACTAGGATCGAGAAATCACGTGAGTATAATAAGCGAGAAATACAACAACAACAGAAAAAGAAGGAATCGGAAAGGAGCACTTCGAACACAATGCTTAGGGAGCAGGAGCAGGATGAGGAGGATGAGCCGCAGCTTGTCCAGCAGGATAGTGCAAGGGGCAGAACTGCCAAGGAAATAGTGAAGCGCGGGGCGCCTTCTGGATCCTTCCTCAGGGCTGCCGTCCGGCCATTCACTTACAGGAATCTTGTAAAGGAAATTGTTCTGATGAGGCACTTCATTGTTGATGGAGAGATAGTTTAG